A stretch of Endozoicomonas sp. SCSIO W0465 DNA encodes these proteins:
- a CDS encoding transposase, whose product MNIGRISDIISNDTCFEMIRENRWPDGTVLCPHCDSENVKKNGHDNVQVECQHYYCKSCKRYFDDLTNTVFAGHHRPLKVWIACLYLMGLNVSNSQIAQELDLCVSDAHHMTTVLRNGVVDRKPEVILDGEVEFDEVYIVAGHKGHPEALKKSGSSTEKKKA is encoded by the coding sequence ATGAATATAGGCCGAATCTCAGATATCATCAGTAATGACACCTGCTTTGAGATGATCCGTGAGAACCGCTGGCCAGATGGCACTGTTCTCTGTCCGCACTGTGATTCTGAGAATGTCAAAAAGAATGGACACGACAATGTGCAGGTAGAGTGCCAGCACTATTACTGTAAGTCCTGTAAGCGCTACTTCGATGACCTGACAAATACGGTTTTCGCAGGACACCACCGACCACTCAAAGTCTGGATTGCCTGTCTCTATTTAATGGGGCTGAACGTCTCCAACAGCCAGATAGCTCAGGAACTTGATCTGTGTGTCAGTGATGCACACCATATGACCACAGTCTTACGAAATGGTGTTGTTGACCGAAAGCCTGAAGTGATTCTTGATGGCGAAGTTGAATTCGACGAGGTCTACATTGTAGCTGGTCACAAGGGACACCCTGAAGCATTAAAAAAATCTGGATCGTCCACCGAGAAAAAGAAGGCTTAA
- a CDS encoding IS1595 family transposase: MDRPPRKRRLKGAPGRGTLEKDKPPVLGMIQRGGQVIINMLSNVKKATIEPFIKKHVAPQSQIYTDEYNIYDDLESWGFRHKTVCHGKGEYARDDDKDGIYEVHVNTMEGFWSLLRSWLRPHRGISQEALPLYLGFFEFLHNIGRRGKSLLQPLVNLLVT; encoded by the coding sequence CTGGATCGTCCACCGAGAAAAAGAAGGCTTAAAGGCGCTCCGGGCCGTGGGACTCTTGAAAAAGACAAACCGCCGGTATTGGGAATGATTCAAAGGGGAGGTCAGGTCATTATCAACATGCTGTCGAACGTTAAGAAGGCGACAATTGAACCATTTATCAAGAAACACGTAGCCCCACAGAGCCAGATTTATACCGATGAATACAACATCTATGATGACCTTGAAAGCTGGGGCTTCAGACATAAAACGGTCTGTCACGGCAAAGGTGAGTATGCTCGTGATGATGACAAAGACGGTATTTACGAGGTGCATGTTAATACTATGGAGGGGTTTTGGTCACTTCTACGCTCGTGGCTAAGGCCTCACAGGGGAATATCCCAAGAGGCTTTACCCCTTTACCTTGGCTTTTTTGAGTTTTTGCATAATATTGGCCGAAGAGGCAAAAGTCTTCTTCAGCCCTTAGTCAACTTGCTGGTTACATAG
- the fbaA gene encoding class II fructose-bisphosphate aldolase: MSQKILDLVKPGVVTGDDVQKIFAAAKAGEFALPAVNVVGTDSINAVLEAAAKVKSPVIIQFSNGGASFFSGKGLKTDPAGALGAIAGAKYVHAVAEAYGIPVLLHTDHAARKLLPWIDALLTAGEEFYEQHGKSLFSSHMIDLSEESLEENIATCAEYMKRMAKMDMTLEFELGCTGGEEDGVDNSHMDSSMLYTQPEDVAYAYEILSKISHRFTIAASFGNVHGVYKPGNVQLTPKILDNSQKYCSEKFGIPAKSLNFVFHGGSGSTLEEIRESVSYGVVKMNIDTDTQWACWEGVLNYYKKNEAYLQGQLGNPEGADKPNKKFYDPRVWLRAGQESMISRLEQAHRDLNSIDVL; this comes from the coding sequence ATGTCGCAAAAAATCCTGGACCTGGTAAAGCCAGGCGTAGTTACCGGTGATGACGTTCAGAAAATCTTTGCAGCTGCCAAGGCCGGTGAATTTGCACTGCCAGCAGTGAACGTTGTCGGTACCGATTCAATCAATGCCGTTCTGGAAGCAGCAGCCAAGGTCAAGTCCCCAGTCATCATTCAATTCTCGAATGGCGGCGCGAGCTTTTTCTCAGGCAAAGGTCTTAAGACTGATCCGGCCGGCGCCCTGGGCGCTATTGCTGGTGCCAAATATGTCCACGCGGTGGCAGAGGCTTATGGCATTCCCGTTCTGCTCCACACTGACCATGCTGCGCGCAAGCTGCTGCCATGGATTGATGCCCTGCTGACGGCGGGCGAAGAGTTCTATGAGCAACATGGCAAGTCACTGTTTTCATCTCATATGATCGACCTGTCCGAAGAGTCTCTGGAAGAAAACATCGCTACCTGTGCCGAATACATGAAGCGCATGGCCAAGATGGACATGACACTGGAATTCGAACTGGGCTGTACTGGCGGTGAAGAAGACGGTGTGGACAACTCGCACATGGACAGCTCCATGCTGTACACCCAGCCAGAAGACGTTGCCTACGCCTACGAAATTCTGAGCAAGATCAGCCACCGTTTCACCATTGCCGCTTCTTTCGGTAACGTTCACGGCGTATACAAGCCGGGCAACGTTCAGCTGACCCCAAAGATTCTGGACAACTCCCAGAAATACTGTTCTGAGAAATTCGGCATTCCAGCCAAGTCCCTTAACTTCGTATTCCACGGTGGTTCCGGCTCAACTCTGGAAGAGATCCGCGAGTCTGTATCCTACGGCGTAGTGAAGATGAACATCGACACCGATACTCAGTGGGCATGCTGGGAAGGCGTTCTGAACTACTACAAGAAAAACGAAGCTTACCTACAGGGCCAGCTAGGCAACCCTGAAGGTGCCGACAAGCCAAACAAGAAGTTCTATGACCCTCGCGTTTGGCTGCGCGCCGGCCAGGAGTCCATGATCTCCCGTCTCGAACAGGCTCATCGCGACCTGAACAGTATCGACGTACTGTAA
- the adhE gene encoding bifunctional acetaldehyde-CoA/alcohol dehydrogenase has protein sequence MAGKKQAEKTVNKEAVVQDVDAQINALIERAMVAREKFLNLTQEDVDRVTKAMALAGQAAHMELARMAVEETGRGILEDKVTKNIFATEYVYHSIKYDKTVGVIEDNAEEDFMLVAEPVGIVCGVTPVTNPTSTTMFKSIISTKTRNPIIFAFHPSAQKCSSEAARIVRDAAVAAGAPDDCVLWVEHPSIEATQKLMTHPEVAVILATGGSGMVRAAYSSGKPALGVGSGNVPCIIDQSADIKQACNDLVMSKSFDNGMICASEQAAIVHQAIYKEVVKELKSQNVYFTTPAETQRLAEVVIHDGHVNSKIVGMKPFYIAELAGIKVPENTRILAAEIEGVGPEFPLSREKLSPVLGVLKAKDAHHAIELADQMLNFGGLGHSAVLHAQDNQVIDEFSLAMKAGRIIINSPSTHGAIGDIYNTNMPSLTLGCGTYGGNSTTSNVSAVNLINVKRVAKRRVNMQWFKLPRKIYFEANSLQYLEKMQDISRVFIVTDEIIQSLGYVDKILYHLRKRATPVQVEIFNQVEPDPSLETVRNGAREMARFNPDVIIALGGGSPIDAAKGMWLFYEQPDADFAGMAQKFLDIRKRVYKFPHLGKKAKLVAIPTTSGTGSEVTSFAVITDKEKGAKYPLADYELTPDVAIIDPNLVLTVPKKVAADTGLDVLTHAIEAYVSIMASDYTDALAMKAIQLVFDYLPQSYDTADRKAREKMHNASCMAGMAFANAFLGVNHAIAHKLGNELHISHGQANAVLLPHVIEYNGCPNPTKVASFPKYQYYIAHEKYAEIAKMLGLPAKTPEEGVKSLANAVRDLMKRLDMPASLQEIGIDESLFKSKISMLANHAFEDQTTTANPRLPLISELEELLTKAYYGK, from the coding sequence ATGGCCGGAAAGAAGCAGGCTGAAAAAACCGTAAACAAAGAGGCGGTTGTTCAGGATGTTGACGCTCAGATTAATGCGTTGATTGAGCGGGCAATGGTTGCCAGGGAGAAGTTTCTCAACCTGACTCAGGAAGATGTCGACAGGGTTACCAAAGCCATGGCTCTGGCAGGTCAGGCAGCTCATATGGAGTTGGCCCGGATGGCTGTCGAGGAGACTGGCCGTGGCATCCTGGAAGATAAGGTGACCAAAAACATCTTTGCGACCGAGTACGTTTACCACTCCATCAAATACGACAAGACCGTAGGTGTTATTGAAGATAACGCTGAAGAAGACTTCATGCTGGTTGCTGAGCCTGTAGGCATTGTTTGTGGGGTTACTCCGGTGACCAACCCGACATCCACCACCATGTTCAAGTCCATCATTTCCACCAAAACCCGTAACCCGATTATTTTTGCCTTCCATCCTTCTGCGCAGAAATGTTCCAGTGAGGCAGCCCGGATTGTTCGTGACGCGGCGGTTGCGGCCGGTGCGCCTGACGACTGTGTGCTGTGGGTTGAGCACCCCTCCATTGAAGCTACTCAGAAGTTGATGACGCATCCTGAAGTTGCCGTCATTCTGGCGACTGGTGGCTCCGGCATGGTTCGGGCCGCTTACTCCTCCGGTAAGCCTGCGCTGGGCGTGGGTTCAGGTAACGTACCTTGCATTATTGACCAGTCTGCAGATATCAAGCAGGCCTGTAATGATCTGGTAATGTCCAAGAGCTTCGATAATGGCATGATCTGTGCCTCTGAGCAGGCCGCGATTGTTCATCAAGCGATCTATAAAGAAGTTGTTAAAGAGCTGAAGTCTCAGAATGTTTACTTCACTACGCCAGCGGAAACACAGCGACTGGCTGAAGTGGTCATTCATGACGGTCATGTGAACAGTAAAATTGTTGGCATGAAGCCTTTTTACATTGCCGAACTGGCCGGTATCAAAGTGCCTGAGAATACGCGCATACTGGCAGCAGAAATTGAGGGGGTAGGTCCTGAGTTTCCTCTGTCCCGTGAGAAGTTGTCTCCGGTTTTGGGTGTGCTTAAGGCTAAAGATGCCCATCATGCCATTGAGCTGGCAGACCAGATGCTGAACTTTGGTGGCCTTGGACACTCTGCGGTACTGCATGCCCAGGATAACCAGGTGATTGATGAATTCTCCCTGGCCATGAAAGCCGGTCGTATCATCATTAACTCACCAAGCACCCATGGCGCCATTGGTGATATTTACAATACCAATATGCCTTCCCTGACACTGGGGTGCGGTACCTATGGCGGTAACAGTACCACTTCCAACGTATCGGCGGTAAACCTGATCAATGTCAAGCGTGTTGCCAAGCGTCGGGTCAATATGCAGTGGTTTAAACTTCCCAGAAAGATTTACTTTGAGGCCAACTCGCTTCAGTACCTCGAAAAGATGCAGGACATTTCTCGTGTATTTATCGTTACTGACGAGATTATTCAGTCCCTGGGCTATGTCGATAAAATCCTCTACCATCTGAGAAAGCGTGCCACACCGGTTCAGGTTGAAATTTTCAATCAGGTTGAGCCTGATCCAAGTCTGGAAACTGTTCGCAATGGCGCCCGTGAAATGGCGCGGTTTAATCCGGATGTGATCATTGCCCTGGGTGGTGGTTCACCGATTGATGCTGCCAAGGGGATGTGGCTTTTCTATGAACAGCCGGATGCTGACTTTGCTGGTATGGCTCAGAAATTCCTGGATATTCGCAAGCGTGTCTATAAATTCCCGCATCTGGGTAAGAAGGCCAAGCTGGTTGCAATTCCTACTACATCCGGTACCGGTTCAGAGGTGACATCGTTCGCCGTTATTACTGATAAGGAAAAAGGTGCCAAATATCCACTGGCTGACTATGAGCTGACTCCGGATGTGGCAATTATTGATCCTAACCTGGTACTGACGGTGCCGAAGAAAGTGGCAGCGGATACTGGCCTGGATGTGCTCACTCACGCCATAGAAGCTTATGTGTCCATCATGGCTTCCGACTACACTGACGCTCTGGCCATGAAAGCGATTCAGCTGGTCTTTGATTATCTGCCGCAGTCTTATGATACCGCAGACCGAAAAGCCCGGGAGAAAATGCACAACGCGTCCTGTATGGCTGGCATGGCATTTGCCAACGCCTTCCTGGGGGTAAACCATGCCATTGCCCATAAGCTGGGTAATGAACTGCATATTTCTCACGGACAGGCCAACGCTGTGCTGTTGCCTCATGTGATTGAGTATAATGGCTGCCCTAACCCAACCAAGGTGGCATCATTCCCGAAATATCAGTATTACATTGCCCATGAGAAGTACGCTGAAATTGCCAAAATGTTGGGTCTGCCAGCCAAGACTCCGGAAGAGGGTGTTAAATCACTGGCCAATGCGGTTCGTGATTTGATGAAGCGACTGGATATGCCTGCTTCTCTGCAAGAGATTGGTATTGATGAGTCTCTGTTCAAGAGTAAAATCAGCATGCTGGCTAACCATGCGTTTGAAGATCAGACCACAACGGCCAATCCTCGTCTGCCATTGATTTCTGAGCTGGAAGAACTGCTTACTAAAGCGTATTACGGTAAATAA
- the gap gene encoding type I glyceraldehyde-3-phosphate dehydrogenase, with translation MMIKIAINGYGRIGRNVLRALYEAGRRDEYQIVAINDLGDTKINTHLTKYDTVHGRFNAQVEEGEGALFVNGDEIKTFSERDPSRLPWAELGVDVVFECTGVFRSKDSCKPHLDAGAKKVIISAPGSNVDATIVYGVNHDALTADMTVISNASCTTNCLAPIAKPLNDALGIDKGLMTTIHAYTNDQRLSDVYHSDLYRARAAAMNMIPTATGAAAVGEVVPELKGKFDGMAVRVPTINVSLVDLSFVAARETTVEEVNEIIATAAKSSPAMATVLSVNYEELVSMDFNHSPFSSNFDATQTRVLGNLVKVMSWYDNEWGFSNRMLDTAKALMNA, from the coding sequence ATCATGATCAAGATTGCTATTAATGGCTACGGCCGTATCGGTCGCAACGTACTGCGTGCACTCTACGAAGCTGGCCGTCGCGATGAATACCAGATTGTTGCCATTAATGATCTGGGTGACACCAAAATCAATACTCACCTGACCAAGTACGACACGGTTCATGGCCGTTTCAATGCGCAGGTTGAAGAAGGCGAAGGTGCGCTGTTTGTAAACGGTGACGAAATCAAGACTTTCTCTGAGCGTGACCCTTCCAGGCTGCCATGGGCTGAGCTGGGTGTTGACGTTGTCTTTGAATGTACTGGTGTTTTCCGTTCCAAGGATTCCTGCAAGCCACATCTGGATGCGGGTGCCAAGAAAGTCATCATTTCTGCTCCTGGTTCAAACGTTGACGCAACCATCGTTTACGGTGTGAACCACGACGCTCTGACGGCAGACATGACCGTTATTTCTAACGCTTCCTGCACCACTAACTGTCTGGCTCCTATTGCCAAGCCATTGAATGATGCTCTGGGTATTGATAAGGGTCTGATGACCACTATCCATGCTTACACTAACGACCAGCGTCTGAGCGATGTATACCACTCTGACCTGTACCGTGCCCGTGCAGCTGCCATGAACATGATTCCAACCGCTACCGGTGCTGCTGCAGTCGGTGAAGTGGTTCCTGAGCTGAAAGGCAAGTTCGATGGCATGGCGGTTCGCGTACCAACCATCAACGTTTCTCTGGTTGACCTGAGCTTCGTTGCTGCCCGTGAAACCACTGTTGAAGAAGTGAACGAAATCATTGCAACTGCTGCCAAGTCCAGCCCTGCAATGGCAACGGTTCTGTCTGTTAATTACGAAGAACTGGTTTCCATGGACTTCAATCACAGTCCGTTCTCTTCCAACTTCGATGCTACTCAGACTCGTGTTCTGGGCAACCTGGTTAAGGTTATGTCCTGGTACGATAACGAGTGGGGCTTCTCCAACCGTATGCTGGATACTGCCAAGGCCCTGATGAACGCCTAA
- the pyk gene encoding pyruvate kinase yields the protein MLRRTKIVATLGPATESEEKLQKLIEAGVNVVRLNFSHGDPEDHKARAKTIREIAARLNRSVAILGDLQGPKIRIGRFQNGKIHLPDGATFNLDASLPIDDGDETQVGLGYKDLPNDCTVGDILLLDDGRISLEVMAIDGPCIKTKAINGGELSNNKGINLQGGGLSAAALTEKDKQDILLAAELEVDYLAVSFVRHASDVEEARRLLREAGGTAAILSKIERAEVVNDHQLLAEVISASDAVMVARGDLGVEIGDPELIGAQKHMINEARRLNKPVITATQMMESMIHNTQPTRAEVFDVANAVLDGTDAVMLSGETATGKRPDEVVKAMSRICLGAEKQTVEYMTERRVGKFVNVDEAIAQATMFAANHQDDIKAIVCLTKSGATPLWMSRINTRLPIFALTRYETTERRVALYRGVEAVAFDSGTEYGPEVNGRAINVLKERGLLEVGDKIILTKGESQEIEGGTNTMQIISVS from the coding sequence ATGCTCAGACGCACAAAAATTGTGGCAACCCTGGGGCCCGCTACTGAATCTGAAGAAAAACTGCAAAAGCTGATTGAAGCGGGAGTTAACGTTGTTCGCCTCAACTTCTCCCATGGTGATCCGGAAGATCACAAAGCCCGTGCCAAAACCATTCGTGAAATTGCTGCGCGGCTGAACCGTTCGGTTGCCATTCTGGGCGACTTGCAGGGGCCAAAGATCCGTATTGGCCGGTTCCAGAATGGCAAGATTCACCTTCCAGATGGGGCTACCTTTAACCTGGATGCCAGTCTTCCCATTGACGATGGCGATGAAACGCAGGTGGGGCTCGGTTATAAAGATCTGCCAAACGACTGCACGGTGGGTGACATACTGCTGCTTGATGACGGACGAATCAGTCTGGAAGTCATGGCTATTGATGGTCCCTGCATTAAAACCAAAGCGATCAATGGTGGAGAGCTTTCCAATAACAAGGGTATTAACCTTCAGGGTGGTGGTCTTTCTGCTGCAGCATTAACGGAAAAAGATAAGCAGGACATTCTTCTGGCCGCTGAGCTGGAAGTTGACTACCTGGCGGTATCTTTCGTTCGTCATGCCAGTGATGTTGAAGAAGCCCGTCGTCTGCTCCGGGAAGCGGGTGGAACTGCCGCTATACTGTCGAAGATCGAGCGGGCGGAGGTGGTGAATGACCACCAACTGCTGGCTGAAGTTATTTCTGCATCGGATGCCGTGATGGTGGCTCGAGGCGATCTGGGCGTAGAAATTGGTGACCCTGAACTGATTGGTGCCCAGAAGCACATGATTAATGAAGCCCGTCGTTTGAATAAGCCGGTGATTACGGCCACTCAGATGATGGAGTCCATGATTCACAACACTCAGCCTACCCGGGCAGAAGTTTTTGACGTCGCTAATGCGGTGCTGGATGGTACTGACGCGGTGATGCTATCCGGTGAGACGGCCACTGGCAAGCGTCCGGATGAAGTGGTCAAGGCCATGAGCCGCATTTGCCTTGGTGCAGAAAAGCAGACTGTTGAGTATATGACGGAGCGTCGCGTTGGCAAGTTTGTGAATGTCGATGAGGCCATCGCTCAGGCGACCATGTTTGCCGCCAACCATCAGGATGACATTAAGGCGATTGTCTGCCTGACCAAAAGTGGCGCCACACCGCTGTGGATGTCCAGGATCAATACCCGTCTTCCTATTTTTGCCCTGACTCGTTACGAGACCACTGAACGCCGGGTTGCCCTGTATCGCGGTGTGGAGGCCGTGGCTTTTGACAGTGGTACCGAGTACGGCCCGGAAGTCAATGGGCGTGCAATTAATGTCCTTAAAGAGCGTGGCCTTCTGGAAGTGGGTGACAAGATTATTTTGACTAAAGGCGAAAGTCAGGAAATCGAAGGCGGCACCAACACCATGCAGATTATCAGCGTAAGCTGA
- the pfkA gene encoding 6-phosphofructokinase — MTELKRVGVLTSGGDAPGMNAAIRATVRACIYYGIVPVVIQEGYKGLIENRMEVADARTVANIINQGGTFLKSARCQEFRSKEGRIKAYENARAAELDGLVVIGGDGSFTGAMLLEEEHGLPCIGVPGTIDNDIYGTDFTIGYDTALNTVVEAIDKIRDTATSHNRLFFIEVMGRDAGFIALNTGIASGAEDILIPEQEKTVELFMESLQKSGRAGKTSSIIVVAEGDRSGGVFELSRAVEEKFPEYEVKVTVLGHIQRGGKPTCFDRVLASRLGVAAVEALRNGDSGIMVGVRDQQVVKTPLERAISKHNQIDSHLMKVAQIVSV, encoded by the coding sequence ATGACCGAATTAAAGAGAGTCGGAGTTTTGACTTCCGGGGGCGATGCTCCCGGTATGAATGCGGCTATCCGTGCGACTGTTCGTGCCTGTATTTACTACGGTATTGTGCCGGTAGTGATTCAGGAAGGTTACAAAGGACTGATAGAAAATCGTATGGAAGTGGCGGATGCCCGTACGGTTGCCAATATCATTAATCAGGGTGGTACCTTCCTGAAATCTGCACGCTGTCAGGAGTTTCGGAGCAAGGAGGGTCGTATCAAGGCCTACGAAAATGCCCGGGCTGCGGAACTTGATGGTCTTGTGGTGATCGGTGGTGACGGCTCATTCACCGGTGCCATGCTGCTGGAAGAGGAGCATGGCCTGCCCTGTATCGGTGTTCCCGGTACGATCGACAACGATATCTACGGTACTGACTTTACCATTGGTTATGACACCGCGCTGAATACCGTTGTCGAAGCCATCGATAAGATTCGTGATACCGCCACTTCTCATAATCGCCTGTTCTTCATTGAAGTCATGGGCCGTGATGCCGGCTTTATTGCGCTGAACACAGGGATTGCTTCTGGTGCAGAGGATATCCTGATTCCTGAGCAGGAAAAAACGGTTGAACTGTTCATGGAGTCTCTGCAAAAGAGTGGTCGTGCGGGCAAAACCTCCAGCATTATAGTGGTTGCTGAAGGTGATCGCAGCGGTGGTGTTTTTGAACTGTCCCGTGCTGTGGAAGAGAAGTTTCCCGAATACGAGGTGAAGGTAACCGTACTGGGTCATATCCAGCGTGGTGGTAAGCCTACCTGTTTTGACCGTGTTCTGGCCAGCCGCCTGGGTGTCGCCGCAGTAGAAGCGTTGCGCAACGGCGACAGTGGTATCATGGTGGGCGTTCGTGACCAGCAGGTGGTGAAAACCCCACTGGAAAGAGCAATCAGTAAGCACAACCAGATTGACAGTCACCTGATGAAAGTGGCTCAAATCGTTTCAGTTTGA
- the crr gene encoding PTS glucose transporter subunit IIA translates to MGIFDSLKKSLGLNSDEGTILKAPLTGKIIPIEDVPDPVFADKVVGDGLAIDPTGNVMVAPCDGVIGKIFETNHAFSMETPSGVELFVHFGIDTVELKGEGFKRIAKEGQQIKTGDPVVEVDLTLLKEKARSVVTPIVISNMDDVSHLDKSSGSVQAGADTLLTVYMK, encoded by the coding sequence ATGGGTATCTTTGATTCTCTCAAAAAAAGTCTCGGTCTTAACTCAGATGAGGGAACGATCCTGAAGGCACCTTTGACGGGCAAGATTATTCCCATAGAGGACGTTCCGGATCCGGTGTTTGCCGATAAGGTGGTGGGCGATGGTCTGGCCATTGATCCAACCGGAAATGTCATGGTTGCGCCCTGTGATGGCGTTATTGGCAAGATTTTTGAAACCAATCACGCGTTCAGTATGGAAACCCCTTCAGGTGTTGAGCTGTTTGTCCATTTTGGCATTGATACTGTGGAGCTGAAAGGGGAGGGTTTTAAACGAATAGCAAAAGAAGGACAACAGATTAAAACGGGCGACCCTGTCGTTGAGGTGGATCTCACCTTACTCAAAGAGAAAGCAAGGAGTGTTGTCACCCCTATTGTCATCTCCAATATGGATGATGTCAGCCATTTGGATAAATCGAGCGGCAGTGTGCAGGCTGGGGCTGATACGCTGTTAACGGTCTATATGAAGTGA
- the ptsG gene encoding PTS glucose transporter subunit IIBC, with protein MIKSTFGTLQKIGRALMLPVAVLPVAGILLGVGSAGFSFIPDLISSIMAQAGGAVFSNLPLIFAIGTAIGLTENDGVSSVAAVVGFVIMLGTMGIMASQLGFEPASVMGIDTIDTGVFGGIIVGMLASVMFNRYYKIQLPEYLGFFAGKRFVPIATGIGAIFLGILLSFIWPPIQSVINDFSQWSVNENPEAAGFVYGFVERLLIPFGLHHIWNVPFQMEMGEFIDESGTVFNGDIARFFAGDPTAGFLAGGYLFKMFGLPAAAIAMWHCAKPENRAKAGGIMLSAALTSVLTGITEPIEFSFLFVAPLLYGIHALLAGMAYAITNYLDIKMAMSFSNGMIDYVLYFGIATKPVWIIILGALYAVLYYVIFRVLILALNLKTPGREDDIEGEASVGESSDLAVNLIHAFGGKANIKNLDACITRLRVTVNNTETVDVDRIKQLGVTAVVVVGQNMQAIFGPRSDNIRTEMQEAMKAM; from the coding sequence ATGATCAAAAGTACGTTCGGTACGCTGCAAAAAATTGGCAGAGCGTTAATGCTGCCAGTTGCCGTACTGCCTGTCGCCGGGATTCTTCTGGGCGTGGGCAGTGCGGGATTTTCGTTTATACCGGATCTGATCTCCAGCATTATGGCCCAGGCCGGCGGTGCGGTATTCAGCAATCTGCCGTTAATTTTTGCCATTGGTACCGCCATAGGCCTAACGGAAAACGACGGCGTGTCTTCAGTGGCTGCTGTCGTTGGCTTTGTCATCATGCTCGGCACCATGGGCATTATGGCCAGCCAACTGGGCTTTGAACCCGCCTCCGTCATGGGCATTGACACCATTGATACCGGAGTCTTTGGCGGCATTATTGTTGGTATGCTGGCGTCAGTGATGTTTAACCGCTACTACAAAATTCAGTTGCCGGAATATCTTGGTTTCTTTGCTGGCAAGCGGTTTGTCCCCATCGCTACCGGCATTGGTGCCATTTTCCTGGGCATTCTGCTCAGTTTTATCTGGCCGCCAATCCAGTCCGTGATCAATGATTTCTCCCAATGGTCAGTGAATGAAAACCCGGAAGCGGCGGGGTTTGTTTATGGCTTTGTGGAAAGATTGCTTATCCCCTTTGGCCTGCACCATATCTGGAACGTGCCGTTTCAAATGGAGATGGGTGAGTTTATTGATGAGTCTGGTACGGTATTCAATGGCGATATTGCCCGCTTCTTTGCCGGTGATCCAACAGCAGGCTTTCTGGCCGGTGGCTACCTGTTCAAAATGTTTGGCTTACCCGCTGCCGCCATTGCCATGTGGCATTGTGCAAAACCGGAGAACAGAGCAAAGGCTGGCGGTATCATGCTCTCTGCAGCACTGACCTCAGTGCTGACGGGTATCACCGAGCCGATAGAATTTTCTTTCCTGTTTGTTGCCCCCCTGCTCTATGGTATTCACGCGCTGCTCGCTGGTATGGCTTACGCCATCACCAACTATCTGGACATCAAGATGGCCATGTCCTTCTCTAATGGCATGATTGACTATGTGCTCTATTTCGGCATTGCCACCAAACCGGTCTGGATTATTATTCTCGGGGCACTCTATGCCGTTCTTTACTACGTTATTTTCCGGGTGCTGATCCTGGCACTCAACCTGAAAACGCCCGGACGCGAAGATGACATTGAGGGTGAAGCCAGTGTCGGGGAATCCAGCGATCTGGCCGTGAATCTGATTCATGCGTTCGGGGGAAAAGCCAATATTAAAAACCTGGATGCCTGTATTACCCGCCTCAGAGTCACGGTTAACAATACAGAAACCGTTGATGTTGACCGGATCAAACAGCTCGGAGTGACAGCTGTAGTGGTGGTTGGCCAGAATATGCAAGCGATCTTCGGGCCACGCTCAGACAATATTCGTACAGAGATGCAGGAAGCGATGAAAGCAATGTGA